One genomic window of Pelecanus crispus isolate bPelCri1 chromosome 18, bPelCri1.pri, whole genome shotgun sequence includes the following:
- the LOC142595176 gene encoding feather keratin Cos1-1/Cos1-3/Cos2-1-like — protein MKGRYKRQRKCLLSHPLLLPPSAWQPDMSCYSPCLPCRPCGPTPLANSCNEPCVRQCQNSTVVIEPSPVVVTLPGPILSSFPQNTVVGSSTSAAVGSILSSEGVPISSGGFGLSGITSRYCGRMCLPC, from the exons ATGAAGGGCAGGTATAAAAGGCAGCGCAAGTGCCTgctctctcatccacttctcttgcctccttctgcttggcaaccag acatgtcctgctacagcccgtgcctgccctgccggccctgcggcccgaccccactggccaacagctgcaacgagccctgtgtcaggcagtgccagaactccaccgtcgtcattgagccctcccccgtggtggtgaccctgcctggacccatcctcagctccttcccgcagaacaccgttgtgggctcctccacctctgctgctgttggcagcatcctcagctctgagggagtgcccatctcctctgggggCTTTGGCCTCTCTGGCATTACCAGCCGCTACTGTGGCAGAATGTGCCTTCCCTGTTAA